The following coding sequences are from one Devosia yakushimensis window:
- a CDS encoding ABC transporter substrate-binding protein, which yields MKTLKHLAAIAVMSTSFVASAFAQDQVNLTWQMWGSNENDIAAWQHLADMVTEVHPEIKVTLQTSAWNDYWTKLPVLAASGQLGDIVAMQSLRMPNFYAILEPLNARIETDKFDIGAFDGSIIGGMSANDEVYGLPYDVGPWMMFYNKDMFDAAGVEYPKPGWTFDDYVATAKALTKDGNYGAGLTPQNFSLFSAALGASYINADGQLDLANPDAVAVAARMIDLVVTDKAAPVVASGADPGAFISGRFDAGNIGMYVDGPWAMIGKIDTVKFQIGLAPLPRGTEELAAVTAGSGFGIAASSQNKDAAWKAIQVLTGPDALTFLASEGRALPARTAQQGTWYDVAAADVAGAREALEYSLAHSATYRITNNWNAVENLFNQYFPLAFAGSATAEQTMQNIQSLAASQ from the coding sequence ATGAAGACGTTGAAGCATCTGGCGGCCATCGCCGTGATGAGCACGAGTTTCGTTGCATCCGCATTTGCCCAGGATCAGGTGAACCTGACCTGGCAGATGTGGGGCAGCAATGAAAACGACATCGCCGCCTGGCAGCACCTGGCCGATATGGTCACCGAGGTGCATCCCGAGATCAAGGTGACGCTGCAGACCTCGGCCTGGAACGATTACTGGACCAAGCTGCCGGTGCTGGCGGCCTCGGGCCAGCTGGGCGACATCGTAGCCATGCAGTCGCTGCGCATGCCTAATTTCTACGCCATCCTCGAGCCGCTCAATGCGCGCATCGAGACCGATAAATTCGATATCGGCGCGTTCGACGGTTCGATTATCGGCGGCATGTCGGCCAATGACGAGGTGTATGGCCTGCCTTACGACGTAGGCCCGTGGATGATGTTCTATAACAAGGACATGTTCGATGCCGCCGGCGTCGAATACCCCAAGCCCGGCTGGACCTTCGATGATTATGTAGCGACCGCCAAGGCTCTCACCAAGGACGGCAATTACGGCGCAGGCCTCACGCCGCAGAATTTCTCGCTCTTCTCGGCCGCGCTGGGCGCCAGCTACATCAATGCCGATGGCCAGCTCGATCTGGCCAATCCCGACGCAGTGGCCGTCGCGGCGCGCATGATCGATCTGGTGGTTACCGACAAGGCCGCCCCGGTGGTCGCTTCGGGTGCCGATCCCGGCGCCTTCATTTCCGGCCGCTTCGACGCCGGCAATATCGGCATGTATGTCGATGGCCCCTGGGCCATGATCGGCAAGATCGACACCGTCAAGTTCCAGATCGGCCTCGCCCCGCTGCCGCGCGGTACCGAGGAACTGGCCGCGGTGACGGCCGGCTCTGGCTTCGGCATCGCCGCCTCCAGCCAGAATAAGGACGCTGCCTGGAAGGCAATCCAGGTGCTGACCGGCCCGGACGCCCTGACATTCCTGGCCTCCGAAGGCCGCGCTCTGCCTGCCCGCACGGCCCAGCAAGGCACCTGGTACGATGTCGCCGCTGCCGATGTGGCCGGGGCGCGCGAGGCCCTCGAATACTCGTTGGCCCATTCGGCGACCTACCGGATCACCAACAACTGGAACGCGGTGGAAAATCTGTTCAACCAGTATTTCCCGCTGGCCTTTGCCGGCAGCGCCACGGCCGAGCAGACCATGCAGAACATCCAGAGCCTGGCCGCCAGCCAGTAA
- a CDS encoding carbohydrate ABC transporter permease produces the protein MADIVSTQAKTAPRPRRRNKISAYETRTAFLFLLPSLLGFLAFMLIPIIASFGLSFTNWQLLAPPQFVGLSNYIRLLTTDPAFFNVLGNTLFFTVEYLVLNIVISLTLAVWISSLKRGQRWFRVIFFIPTFTPTIAVSIVWLLIFTPGGVMDYLFQTLALTVPNLLLDSKLAMQAVIIVTLWAGVGYNMVLFNAALDLVPQSYLEAAKIDGASAWDRFWKIRLPLISPTVFFGTVMTAITSLQVFDQIYVITRGGPGSSTATLGFAIYTNGFQNYQMGFASSLAWVMFVMIMALTGFQFWLQRKWVHYDS, from the coding sequence ATGGCCGATATCGTCTCGACCCAAGCCAAGACCGCCCCGCGCCCCAGGCGCCGGAACAAGATCTCTGCCTATGAGACGCGCACCGCGTTTCTCTTCCTGCTGCCCAGCCTGCTCGGGTTTCTGGCTTTCATGCTGATCCCGATCATCGCTTCGTTCGGGCTAAGTTTCACCAATTGGCAATTGCTGGCGCCGCCGCAATTCGTTGGCCTCTCCAACTATATCCGCCTGCTGACCACCGATCCGGCCTTCTTCAACGTCCTGGGCAATACCCTGTTCTTCACGGTCGAATATCTGGTGCTCAATATTGTGATCTCGCTGACCCTGGCGGTATGGATTTCGAGCCTCAAACGCGGCCAGCGCTGGTTCCGGGTGATTTTCTTCATCCCCACCTTCACGCCCACCATCGCCGTTTCGATCGTCTGGCTGCTGATCTTCACGCCCGGCGGGGTCATGGACTATCTGTTCCAGACCCTGGCACTGACCGTTCCCAACCTGTTGCTCGATAGCAAGCTTGCCATGCAGGCGGTGATCATCGTCACCCTCTGGGCCGGCGTGGGTTACAATATGGTGCTGTTCAACGCAGCGCTCGATCTGGTGCCGCAGAGCTATCTCGAGGCCGCCAAGATCGACGGCGCCTCCGCCTGGGACCGGTTCTGGAAAATCCGCCTGCCGCTGATTTCTCCCACCGTGTTTTTCGGCACGGTGATGACGGCGATCACTTCGCTCCAGGTCTTCGACCAGATCTATGTGATCACCCGCGGCGGTCCGGGCTCATCCACGGCAACGCTCGGCTTTGCCATCTACACCAATGGGTTCCAGAACTATCAGATGGGTTTTGCCTCATCGCTGGCCTGGGTGATGTTCGTCATGATCATGGCGCTCACCGGCTTCCAGTTCTGGCTGCAGCGCAAATGGGTGCACTATGACAGCTAG
- the ugpC gene encoding sn-glycerol-3-phosphate ABC transporter ATP-binding protein UgpC, with the protein MGELALSALKKTYEGKQVLHGIDVEIADGQFVVIVGPSGCGKSTLLRMIAGLEDITEGTITIDGTVMNDIDPADRGCAMVFQNYALYPHMTVRQNMAYPLRIAGLPQAERDRKVEEAAAILSLTDYLDRRPAQLSGGQRQRVAMGRAIVREPSVFLFDEPLSNLDATLRVQMRIEIKRLHKRLKATSIFVTHDQVEAMTLADLLIVMNGGRVEQVGTPAAVYRNPASTFVAGFMGAPAMNLMPASVGANGAVTLDIAPQLPLLEVPELAAGTLVTLGIRPEAIGISFDSTRGLPATVDLVEELGGSRVAYCAVKSLELAIVLPPGDESYEGRQVFLDFGKAWHIFDRLTGKRIETAAREARGGVGQSRLIEA; encoded by the coding sequence ATGGGTGAACTGGCCCTTTCCGCCCTCAAAAAGACCTATGAAGGCAAGCAGGTGCTGCATGGCATCGATGTCGAGATTGCCGATGGCCAGTTCGTGGTCATTGTCGGCCCCTCCGGCTGCGGCAAGTCCACCTTGCTGCGCATGATCGCCGGCCTCGAGGACATTACCGAGGGCACTATCACCATCGACGGTACGGTGATGAACGACATCGACCCGGCCGATCGCGGCTGCGCCATGGTGTTCCAGAATTATGCGCTTTATCCGCATATGACGGTGCGCCAGAACATGGCCTATCCGCTCCGCATTGCCGGCCTGCCGCAGGCGGAGCGCGACCGCAAGGTGGAGGAGGCGGCCGCCATTCTCAGCCTCACCGACTACCTCGATCGTCGCCCCGCGCAATTGTCCGGTGGGCAGCGTCAGCGCGTCGCCATGGGCCGCGCCATTGTGCGCGAACCTTCGGTGTTCCTGTTCGACGAACCCCTATCCAATCTCGATGCCACGCTGCGCGTGCAGATGCGCATCGAGATCAAGCGGCTGCACAAGCGGCTCAAAGCCACTTCGATCTTCGTGACCCATGACCAGGTGGAAGCCATGACCCTGGCCGATCTGCTGATCGTGATGAATGGCGGCCGGGTCGAGCAGGTCGGCACGCCTGCCGCGGTTTATCGCAACCCCGCCTCAACCTTCGTGGCCGGCTTCATGGGCGCGCCGGCGATGAACTTGATGCCGGCCTCAGTCGGGGCCAATGGCGCTGTTACCCTCGATATCGCCCCGCAACTACCCTTGCTGGAGGTGCCCGAACTGGCCGCAGGCACGCTCGTCACACTCGGCATCCGCCCCGAGGCCATCGGCATTTCGTTCGATTCCACACGCGGCTTGCCCGCGACAGTGGACCTGGTCGAGGAATTGGGCGGCTCGCGCGTCGCCTATTGCGCGGTCAAATCCCTGGAACTGGCCATCGTGCTGCCTCCGGGCGACGAGAGCTACGAGGGCCGCCAGGTCTTCCTCGATTTCGGCAAAGCCTGGCACATCTTCGACCGCCTGACCGGCAAGCGGATCGAAACGGCAGCACGCGAAGCTCGCGGTGGTGTGGGGCAGTCCCGGCTGATCGAGGCCTGA
- a CDS encoding ABC transporter ATP-binding protein → MASVDLIDVVKFYGSLEILHGIDLSVADGEFVVLVGPSGCGKSTLLRMIAGLETISDGDIRIGSTIVNDLQPKERDIAMVFQNYALYPHMKVRDNMAFSLKLSKRSRDEIEATIQRAADILDLGHLLDRYPRELSGGQRQRVAMGRAIVRDPAVFLFDEPLSNLDAKLRVAMRGEIKALHQRLKATTIYVTHDQIEAMTMADRIVVMRDGYVEQVGSPLELYDTPANVFVAGFIGSPAMNLIHGTVSGQGVETAGGTVWPLPPKAPVEQGQEVIVGLRPEHLAVTEEGLDALVTLVEPTGSETHIVLDISGEAVTAALRERIVAVPGSRLTVSPMLGSMHLFDKASGKRIAF, encoded by the coding sequence ATGGCCAGCGTAGACCTGATCGATGTGGTCAAATTCTATGGTTCGCTCGAAATCCTGCACGGCATCGATCTCAGCGTTGCCGATGGCGAATTCGTCGTGCTCGTCGGCCCCTCGGGCTGCGGGAAATCGACCCTGCTGCGCATGATTGCCGGGCTCGAAACCATCTCGGATGGCGACATCCGCATCGGCAGCACGATCGTCAACGACCTCCAGCCCAAGGAGCGCGACATTGCCATGGTGTTCCAGAATTATGCGCTCTATCCGCATATGAAGGTGCGCGACAACATGGCCTTCTCGCTCAAGCTCTCCAAGCGCAGCCGCGACGAGATCGAGGCAACCATCCAGCGCGCCGCCGATATTCTCGATCTCGGCCATCTGCTCGACCGCTATCCGCGCGAACTGTCGGGCGGCCAGCGCCAGCGCGTCGCCATGGGCCGGGCCATCGTGCGGGATCCGGCGGTGTTCCTGTTCGACGAGCCGCTGTCCAATCTCGATGCCAAGCTGCGCGTCGCCATGCGCGGGGAAATCAAGGCACTGCACCAGCGCCTCAAGGCCACGACCATCTATGTGACGCATGACCAGATCGAGGCCATGACTATGGCCGATCGGATCGTCGTTATGCGGGACGGCTACGTGGAGCAGGTCGGCAGCCCGCTCGAACTCTACGACACCCCCGCCAATGTCTTCGTCGCCGGCTTTATCGGCTCGCCGGCCATGAACCTGATTCACGGCACCGTATCGGGGCAGGGCGTGGAAACCGCGGGGGGCACCGTCTGGCCCTTGCCGCCAAAGGCGCCGGTAGAGCAGGGGCAGGAGGTCATTGTCGGCTTGCGGCCCGAGCATCTGGCGGTAACGGAGGAGGGGCTCGACGCGCTGGTCACGCTGGTCGAGCCCACGGGCTCGGAAACCCATATCGTGCTCGATATCTCGGGCGAAGCCGTAACTGCGGCGTTACGCGAACGTATCGTTGCCGTGCCCGGATCGCGCCTCACCGTGTCGCCAATGCTGGGCAGCATGCACCTGTTCGACAAGGCCAGCGGCAAGCGTATCGCTTTCTGA
- a CDS encoding tyrosine-protein phosphatase: MQTQFTRHLPVRGTYNIRDLGGYLTADGETRWRRILRADGLHRLDAEGMAALVGEGVTTVIDLRHPGELVSHPNPFGDNPAVRYHNVSLFEQLAPDAGQGGDVLLELYKLALAKRQDAIRDVLTIIADAPEGVVLFHCTAGKDRTGIVAALLLALAGVEAALIVEDYAQTGTMIAPMVEEIIADAVARGADIEAFRPMLAADPATMAATIAHIVEAHGSVRDYLQAIGLGDAAIDRLKNRLAGEA; the protein is encoded by the coding sequence ATGCAAACCCAGTTCACGCGCCACCTGCCGGTCAGGGGCACCTATAATATCCGCGACCTGGGCGGCTACCTTACCGCCGACGGCGAGACGCGCTGGCGCCGCATATTGCGGGCCGATGGCCTGCATCGCCTCGATGCCGAAGGCATGGCGGCGCTGGTGGGCGAGGGGGTAACCACCGTCATCGACCTGCGCCATCCCGGCGAATTGGTCAGCCACCCCAATCCGTTCGGCGACAATCCTGCCGTGCGCTATCACAATGTCTCGCTGTTCGAACAATTGGCACCGGATGCAGGGCAGGGCGGCGATGTGCTGCTCGAACTCTATAAGCTCGCCCTGGCCAAGCGGCAGGACGCCATCCGCGACGTGTTGACCATCATTGCCGACGCCCCTGAGGGCGTGGTGCTGTTCCACTGCACCGCCGGCAAGGACCGCACCGGCATCGTCGCTGCGCTGCTGCTGGCGCTGGCCGGTGTCGAAGCGGCACTGATCGTCGAGGACTATGCCCAGACCGGCACCATGATCGCCCCCATGGTCGAAGAGATCATCGCCGACGCTGTGGCGCGCGGCGCCGATATCGAGGCCTTCCGCCCCATGCTGGCTGCCGACCCCGCCACCATGGCGGCCACCATCGCCCATATCGTGGAAGCCCACGGCTCGGTGCGGGATTATCTGCAAGCCATTGGTCTTGGCGATGCCGCCATCGATCGCCTCAAGAACCGTCTCGCGGGAGAAGCATGA
- a CDS encoding carbohydrate ABC transporter permease, with protein MTIEAVSRPLVAAKPRLRRTARTRSRLDGAVGHLVMVVLSIFCLFPVYWMVVTSLRPANAIFETSLWPSSISLDNYAYALNAIPIVHMLGNTLLISAVVTVIQLFTGLLAAYAFARWRFRFDTLVYSLVALTWLVPFQVVMIPNYLLVAQLGLLDSITALILPHFASALAILLLAQSMRSFPKEVIEAARMDGARSWRILWEVMMPNLRGTIASLAILIFISTWNEYFWPLLLSRTPENSVIQIGIQMFMTAEGTQWGPLMAASTMASLPILLIYIVLQRQVIQSFMKSGIR; from the coding sequence ATGACAATTGAAGCCGTTTCGCGCCCTCTGGTCGCCGCAAAGCCACGACTTCGCCGCACCGCCCGGACCCGCTCGCGCCTCGATGGCGCGGTGGGACACCTGGTCATGGTCGTGCTGTCGATCTTCTGCCTCTTCCCGGTCTATTGGATGGTCGTCACCTCGCTGCGACCCGCCAACGCAATCTTCGAGACGAGCCTCTGGCCCTCATCGATCTCGCTAGACAATTATGCCTATGCGCTCAACGCCATTCCCATCGTGCATATGCTGGGCAATACCCTGCTGATCTCCGCCGTGGTGACCGTGATCCAGCTTTTTACCGGCCTTTTGGCTGCCTATGCCTTTGCCCGCTGGCGGTTCCGCTTCGATACATTGGTCTATTCGCTCGTCGCGCTGACCTGGCTGGTGCCGTTCCAGGTGGTGATGATCCCCAATTATCTGCTGGTGGCGCAACTGGGCCTGCTCGACAGCATCACCGCGCTCATTCTGCCGCATTTCGCCTCGGCGCTGGCCATTCTGCTGCTGGCCCAATCCATGCGCAGCTTCCCCAAGGAGGTCATCGAGGCCGCCCGCATGGATGGCGCGCGCAGCTGGCGGATTCTCTGGGAAGTGATGATGCCCAATCTGCGCGGCACCATCGCCTCGCTGGCCATCCTGATCTTCATTTCCACCTGGAATGAATATTTCTGGCCGCTGCTGCTCTCCCGCACACCGGAAAACAGCGTCATCCAGATCGGCATCCAGATGTTCATGACGGCCGAGGGCACCCAATGGGGCCCGCTCATGGCGGCCTCGACCATGGCCAGCCTGCCGATCCTGCTCATCTACATCGTCCTGCAACGGCAGGTCATCCAGTCCTTCATGAAATCGGGAATTCGCTGA
- a CDS encoding FadR/GntR family transcriptional regulator: MKLQVVSNRKLYVQIADQIREQIVSGAATPGQQLPSERDLAISLGVSRPTVREALIALEVAGLVEVRVGVGAFVRGQREHDDALPELNHSPIEIMRARRLIEPEVGALASQNIGEEGKARLLRIIETMRAETAADQWSSESDRALHMTIADGCANAVLREILDGLWNSRGEELDAAFHQHLADIREVREHILDDHEKIVGAIINADATAARAAMSGHLDYVEAAMLSGWD; this comes from the coding sequence ATGAAACTGCAGGTCGTTTCCAACCGGAAACTTTATGTCCAGATCGCCGACCAGATTCGCGAGCAGATCGTTTCGGGAGCCGCCACGCCGGGCCAGCAATTGCCGTCCGAGCGCGATTTGGCCATCAGCCTGGGGGTCTCCCGGCCGACGGTGCGCGAGGCGCTGATCGCGCTGGAGGTGGCGGGGCTGGTGGAAGTCCGCGTCGGTGTCGGCGCCTTTGTCAGGGGCCAGCGCGAGCACGATGACGCCCTGCCCGAGCTCAACCATTCGCCCATCGAAATCATGCGGGCCCGCCGCCTCATCGAGCCGGAAGTGGGGGCCCTGGCCTCGCAGAATATCGGGGAAGAAGGCAAGGCGCGGCTCTTGCGGATCATCGAGACCATGCGCGCGGAGACCGCCGCCGACCAATGGTCATCCGAGAGCGACCGGGCCCTGCACATGACCATTGCCGATGGTTGCGCCAATGCCGTGCTGCGGGAAATCCTAGATGGTCTGTGGAATTCGCGCGGCGAAGAGCTCGACGCGGCTTTCCACCAGCATCTGGCCGACATCCGCGAGGTGCGCGAGCATATTCTGGACGATCACGAGAAGATCGTCGGCGCCATCATCAATGCCGATGCCACCGCGGCGCGCGCCGCGATGAGCGGGCATCTGGACTATGTGGAAGCTGCCATGCTGTCGGGCTGGGACTGA
- a CDS encoding L-fuconate dehydratase has product MTKITSLSTHDLRFPTSASLDGSDAMNPDPDYSAAYVILGTDGPHEGHGLTFTIGRGNEVVCAAIMALHDRVVGLDLDWIAENPGRFWRHVTGDSQLRWIGPDKGAMHLATGAVVNAVWDLWGKVAGKPVWQLVAEMTPEQLVAIIDFRYLTDAITPEEALEIFRKAEPGKASRIATLRAEGYQCYTTSAGWLGYSNEKLTRLATEAVEQGFRHIKMKVGRDLDDDIRRLEIVRSIMGPDRLLMIDANQVWEVGQAIDWVKALSRFNPYFIEEPTSPDDISGHRAIRQAIAPVKVATGEMCQNRILFKQFIKDGAIDIVQIDACRIGGLNEVLSVLLISAKYGLPVWPHAGGVGLCEYVQHLSMIDYLVVSGTKEGRVIEYVDHLHEHFIDPCLIQNAAYMPPVRPGFSIEMKPESIRANTFAG; this is encoded by the coding sequence ATGACAAAGATCACGTCCCTCTCCACGCACGATCTGCGCTTTCCAACTTCTGCTTCGCTCGACGGTTCGGACGCGATGAATCCCGACCCCGATTATTCTGCCGCCTATGTCATCCTGGGCACTGATGGTCCTCATGAGGGTCATGGGCTGACCTTCACTATCGGGCGCGGCAATGAGGTGGTCTGCGCCGCCATCATGGCGCTGCATGACCGCGTGGTCGGGCTCGATCTCGATTGGATCGCCGAAAATCCCGGCCGCTTCTGGCGGCACGTGACCGGCGATAGCCAATTGCGCTGGATCGGCCCCGACAAGGGCGCCATGCATCTGGCAACCGGCGCCGTGGTCAATGCCGTCTGGGACCTCTGGGGCAAGGTCGCAGGCAAGCCGGTCTGGCAGCTCGTGGCCGAGATGACGCCGGAACAGCTCGTCGCCATCATCGACTTCCGCTACCTCACCGACGCCATCACGCCCGAGGAGGCCCTGGAAATCTTCCGCAAAGCCGAGCCCGGCAAGGCCAGCCGCATCGCCACGCTCCGAGCCGAGGGCTATCAATGCTACACCACCAGCGCCGGCTGGCTGGGCTATTCCAACGAAAAGCTGACCCGCCTGGCTACCGAAGCGGTGGAGCAGGGCTTCCGCCACATCAAGATGAAGGTGGGCCGCGATCTCGACGACGACATAAGGCGCCTCGAAATCGTGCGCTCCATCATGGGCCCCGATCGCCTGCTGATGATCGACGCCAACCAGGTCTGGGAAGTCGGCCAGGCCATCGACTGGGTCAAGGCGCTATCCCGCTTCAATCCCTATTTCATCGAGGAGCCCACTAGCCCCGACGACATCTCCGGCCACCGCGCCATTCGGCAGGCCATAGCGCCGGTCAAGGTCGCCACCGGCGAAATGTGCCAGAACCGCATCCTGTTCAAGCAGTTCATCAAGGATGGCGCCATCGACATCGTCCAGATCGACGCCTGCCGCATCGGCGGGCTCAACGAAGTGCTCTCCGTCCTCCTGATATCAGCCAAATATGGGCTGCCCGTCTGGCCTCATGCTGGCGGCGTTGGCCTCTGCGAATATGTCCAGCACCTCTCGATGATCGATTATCTGGTGGTCTCCGGCACCAAGGAGGGCCGGGTGATCGAATATGTCGATCACCTGCACGAGCATTTCATCGATCCCTGCCTGATCCAGAACGCCGCATACATGCCGCCTGTACGTCCGGGCTTCTCCATCGAAATGAAGCCGGAATCGATCCGCGCGAATACCTTCGCCGGCTAG
- a CDS encoding alpha-L-fucosidase has protein sequence MNEQIAVKDLVLAQDKKDWFVADRFGMFIHWGLYALGARHEWLKNREEITTADYQKYFDNFDPDLYDPKEWARRAREAGMKYVVLTTKHHEGFCLWDSKVTDYKAPNTPYGKDLLKPFVDAFRAEGLKIGFYYSLIDWHHKDFGVDVHHPQRNADDAAAMNVGRNISNYASYMRDQVRELLTGYGKIDVIWFDFSYPNRTYRNLPGKGRQDWQSEELLAMVRQLQPDIIVNNRLDLIGQEGYLPDITTPEQYTPRAAPRINGQAVTWEACHTFSGSWGYYRDEETWKNPEQLIKLLVDTVSLGGNLLMNVGPTGRGTFDSRANDALAVYGEWMRLNSRSIYGAGPSTFQAPKDCRLTQKGNRLYLHIYSWPFRHIHIDGLGDKLKYAQFLHDASEVRWLTPEPTVDSNIGVAVPQGSITLELPVKQPNVTVPVIELILND, from the coding sequence ATGAACGAGCAGATTGCGGTGAAAGATTTGGTCCTGGCTCAGGACAAGAAGGACTGGTTCGTTGCGGACCGCTTCGGGATGTTCATCCATTGGGGCCTCTATGCCCTGGGCGCACGCCACGAATGGCTCAAGAACCGCGAAGAAATCACGACTGCCGACTATCAGAAGTATTTCGACAATTTCGATCCCGATCTCTACGACCCCAAGGAATGGGCCCGCCGGGCACGCGAAGCCGGCATGAAATATGTGGTGCTGACCACCAAGCACCATGAAGGCTTCTGCCTCTGGGACAGCAAGGTCACCGACTACAAGGCCCCCAACACGCCCTATGGCAAGGACCTGCTCAAGCCCTTCGTCGACGCTTTCCGGGCCGAGGGCCTCAAGATCGGCTTCTATTATTCGCTGATCGATTGGCACCACAAGGATTTCGGCGTGGATGTGCACCATCCCCAGCGCAATGCCGACGATGCGGCGGCGATGAATGTGGGCCGCAATATCTCCAATTACGCCTCCTATATGCGCGATCAGGTGCGCGAACTCCTCACCGGTTACGGCAAGATCGACGTCATCTGGTTCGATTTCAGCTATCCCAACCGCACCTATCGCAACCTGCCCGGCAAGGGCCGGCAGGATTGGCAGAGCGAGGAATTGCTGGCCATGGTGCGCCAGCTGCAGCCCGATATCATCGTCAATAATCGGCTCGATCTGATCGGGCAGGAAGGCTATCTGCCCGATATCACCACGCCCGAGCAGTATACCCCGCGCGCCGCCCCCAGGATCAATGGCCAGGCCGTGACCTGGGAGGCCTGCCACACCTTCAGCGGCTCCTGGGGCTATTACCGCGACGAGGAAACCTGGAAGAACCCCGAGCAACTGATCAAGCTGCTGGTCGATACCGTTTCGCTCGGCGGCAATCTGTTGATGAATGTCGGGCCCACCGGTCGCGGCACCTTCGACAGCCGCGCCAATGACGCGCTGGCTGTCTATGGCGAATGGATGCGGCTCAATTCCCGCTCCATCTATGGCGCTGGACCCAGTACGTTCCAGGCGCCCAAGGATTGCCGCCTGACGCAGAAGGGCAACCGCCTCTACTTGCACATCTACAGCTGGCCGTTCCGCCACATCCATATCGATGGGCTCGGGGACAAGCTCAAATATGCGCAGTTCCTGCACGACGCCAGCGAGGTGCGCTGGCTGACGCCCGAACCCACTGTGGACAGCAATATCGGCGTCGCGGTGCCGCAGGGCTCGATCACGCTCGAACTGCCGGTCAAGCAGCCCAACGTCACGGTCCCCGTGATCGAGCTGATCCTGAACGACTGA
- a CDS encoding carbohydrate ABC transporter permease — MTARVRTPRKPPHQTRTLVLDTISHAGLTLVALLFLFPFFWMVSNAVRGNNEVLAVPPRFLPTEYQWGNFAEAWLRLPFGKFFLNSFIVAGSVTVITIIVSSLAAYAFARLKFPGRESILVAYLGTLMIPQVMLVIPLFLIVSRLGLINTYQGMILPMAFSSFGAFLLRQFFLSIPKELEEAALIDGASRLRILISIIIPLSLPAIGLLSLFTFIGQWNNFLWPLIVVNGMDHATLPLGLTMFQTQQGTSWNYIMAGATLSMIPGIVLAIILQQLIYKGITVGSGFGGR, encoded by the coding sequence ATGACAGCTAGAGTTCGCACGCCACGCAAACCACCGCATCAAACCCGCACGCTGGTGCTCGACACCATCAGCCATGCCGGATTGACGCTGGTCGCACTGCTCTTCCTTTTTCCATTCTTCTGGATGGTCTCCAATGCCGTGCGCGGCAACAACGAAGTGTTGGCGGTGCCGCCACGCTTCCTTCCGACAGAATATCAATGGGGCAATTTCGCCGAGGCCTGGCTGCGCCTGCCATTCGGCAAGTTCTTCCTCAATAGCTTCATTGTGGCGGGCAGCGTTACGGTGATCACTATCATCGTCTCGTCGCTGGCCGCCTATGCCTTTGCCCGGCTGAAATTCCCAGGGCGCGAAAGCATATTGGTAGCCTATCTTGGCACGCTGATGATCCCCCAGGTCATGCTGGTCATCCCGCTATTCCTGATCGTCAGCCGCCTGGGCCTGATCAATACCTATCAGGGCATGATCCTGCCCATGGCGTTCAGCTCGTTCGGCGCTTTCCTGCTACGGCAGTTCTTCCTTTCCATCCCCAAGGAGCTGGAAGAAGCCGCGCTGATCGACGGGGCCTCGCGCCTGCGCATACTGATTTCGATCATCATCCCGCTCTCGCTGCCGGCCATTGGCCTCTTGTCGCTGTTCACCTTTATCGGGCAGTGGAACAATTTCCTGTGGCCGCTGATCGTGGTCAACGGCATGGACCATGCGACCCTGCCGCTGGGCCTCACCATGTTCCAGACCCAGCAGGGCACCTCGTGGAACTACATCATGGCGGGCGCGACCCTTTCGATGATCCCCGGCATCGTCCTCGCCATCATTCTCCAGCAGCTCATCTACAAAGGCATCACCGTCGGCTCCGGCTTCGGCGGCCGCTGA